CAAAACAGACCATCTTTATACATATTTAATCCAAACTTCTACAATCTCAGTTGTGATTTCGTCCGAAAGAGGGAAAATATCAACTGTATCGAGGTGAGCCATGACCGATAAAAACGGGAAGTCGCACATGCCAAAGGATTCTTTTTTCTTCGAGAAGGTCGTTCCTGCATCGCTGGTCTTCATGGGACTTGTCATGCTTGGGCTGATCATCTTCGCGGCGGGCGTACTGCTTGGCTTCATCAAATTCTAAACAGGAGAAAATCATGTCGATCAATCATGTTCTTCCTTTCTTGTCGACCCTTATCATGCTGGTCTTTACGGTCAGCGTCCTGCGAAGATATATTGTGCGTCGTCAGGCGCACTTCCTGTTCTGGGGCATCGGTCTGGCCATGTTCGGCGCTGGGAGTTTTGCCGAAGCCTACCTTGCCCTGGCGTGGAATAAATGGATATTCTTTGCATGGTACTTGTTCGGCGCGGCATTGAATGCCGCCTGGCTGGGTCATGGGACGATGTATTTACTTGTCCGTAAGCCCTGGGTGCATGGCGTGACCGCACTCCTTATAATCGGCAGTTTGTTTGCGGGCTATCTTATGCTGCAAGCCATACCGAAACTGGATGAAGCCGTCTTCACGACCGATAAGATCATCAGCGAGCAGTATGGGACGAAGGTCCTCGATGAAGGCGAGTCCGCGCCCGCCGGTGCGTTGACCATCACCACCACTTATCGGGGTGAAGAAGTGACCGCCGTACGCGGACTGCTCCCGCTTGGTACCCCGGTGCGTCTTACAACCCCGTTCTTCAACATCTATGGTCTGATCACGCTTGTGGGCGGCGCGATCTACTCGGCGTTCCTGTTCTGGCGGAAGCGCGTAATGCCGAATCGCGTGATCGCAAATGTCCTGATCGCAGCCGGAGCGTTGCTGATCGGATTTGCCAGCACGCTCACCCGCCTCGGGTATGGAGAATACCTGTATGTTGGGGAGTTGTTCTCTGCCATCCTGATGTACGCGGGCTTCCAGCTTGCCGCAAAGCCCCAGCCGCATGAAATGCTCGAGTCGGTTCCCGCACCAGCATCGGCGGATTAAGTTGAATCAAAAAGAGCCGGAGTCATTCTGCGGCTCTTTTTAATTTTAAGTGTGTCAATCTGAGTGGTGCAAAGCGCCACGAAGGGTCACTAATATTGTCATAGAGATCCTTCGCTATCGGGATGACAAGCATTAATGGTTTGCGTTTTCCAGCTTGCGATACGTTTCCAACAAACTGATGAGGATGTCATCCGTGAAGGCATGCATGCGGGTGTACATTTCGGTCGCGCGCCGTGCCGGGACATTTGCCTCAGTGAACACCTTAATGACAGACTCGACCAGCGTATCGCGAAAGAATAGGAATGCCTTCGCCGCATCCACATAGCTCAGGTTGTAGCGGCGCGCCCGCGAGGCGTATTCGTAGCCGATGGCATGGGCTTCGTGCGAAGCTTCCTTTCCGTTCGTTGCCACATAGGTCATCAAGCCCTGGAAGAGCGAACGAGCGCTCGCGCGATATTGTGTGCGCGCATCCTCGTCCAGTTTTTGATACCAGGTTTCCTCCTGCAGACGCCCCTCCGAGATCTGCATGCGGACATTCCTCACGATCTCCTGCATCATTCCCTCGGGTTCAATCGCCTCCTCTCTGGACCTTTGGGTTGATTCGGCCCAGAGGAGAATTTCCCCACGCTTATAGCGGCGGTGCCCTCCCTGCGTCTTGTGGACGGGTAGGATGCCCTTATCCGACCACTGCCGCACTGTGCTCGGATGAACTCCAAGCAGATCTGCCGCCCCTGCGAGAGAAAGCCATTCATTCTGGGTCATGACACGTCACTCAGCCGCCAATGCGACTTTTTCAGTAAAAGCGGGCTCGTGCGCCTTCCTCTGGAAGACATCGACGTCGATTCGATACAACAGGACCGCTGCAAACAATAACATCAATGCCTCGATGCTGAATACGATCAGATACCCGTTCAATGAATTTCCGCTGATTTGTGTGGCAAGGTCTGCGACCACGCCCGCCATGAGCAAGCCGACCAGGCGTGAAAGTCCGTTCGAGAAACCCCATGCGCCGATGTACAAGCCGACCTTTTCGGGGACGGTCAGGTCGAACATCAGGGAAAGATTTGCTATGGTGGAAATGCCTGTGCCGAATCCAAGCAGGGTGATGCCGATGTAGAAGGCGCTCGCGCTGGCGGTCATTCCGCTGATGACGATTATGATGAAACCGGTCAAAGCCGCGAGATTGCCGGATTGCGCCGTGTATTTCTTTTTCACACGCCCGTCGAGAAAGCCTGCAACGAGAAAGGCAATGAGCGTAAAACCGTTGGTGATGGAGACGATGCGCGAGGTTTGTTCGAGGGTCATGCCGAAAGCCTGGGCGGCAAAGGGCTCGAGCAGGACGTCCTGCCCGAGGATGGCAGCAAGCAGCAATAATAAATAAACAAAGAAGATCTTTGCGACCCGGTTTTCAGTGATGGCGGTGGCCATTTGTTTGACGGTGTAATTGTCGGCGCGGGCCGGTTGGGAGGAAAAGCCAAAGGGCGGCTCAAGTTTGAAGAGGCCGATCAAGCCCAGGGTCAGGGCGGAGGCGGCGACGGCGAGGAATGCCTGTTCGAGGGCGATCAAGTCGAAGGTTGGAACCATCCTGCTGAGGCTGAGGCCCGTCGCGATCAAGCCGATGACCATGACCGTGAACATGGTCGCTATCGTTTTGCCGCGTTCTTTTTCACCGGAAAGTTCCGAAGCGAGCGAAAGGTAACAGACCGCGGAAAGATTGTAGCCCATACCCCAAGCCCCAAAAGCAAGGATTCCCGCAACGATGCCGAGCGTGAAGTTCTCGGTGATAAGGATTGCGATCTGCGGGGAAACAGCAACGCCGATCACGCAAAGCACGAGCCCGGCGAGGATGTACGGTGTGCGGCGATACCCGGCGATGGGATGCCGGTCTGAGAAAGAACCGATGGCGACCTGGATCGGCGCGAGCAAATATGGAAAGATGGCGAGAACGGTAAACAGCGTTTTTGAGATGCCGAGGTCGAAGATCATGACGCGGTTGAGCGTGCTGTTGATCGGCACGAGGGTCATGGCGACCGCGGTGTGGATGAGGGCGAGTTGAAGACGTTTGATGAGCATGGTTGGTCTTTCAGTCAGGATCGTCGAATGGTCTTGCAGTTGGTTAAACAAAGCAAGGGCGGTTGTTACTCGCCCTCACCTCAGTGACTATTGTAGGCGTAACTTTCTTTAATACTATATAGATTTGCGTAGAATTTTACTAGAGTTTTGTGAGGGGATTCGGGAGTATGGGACGCACTACTGAGTAAAGACAGTTAGAGAATGCTCCGCGCTGACGAATGCCTGCACACGTGAGCCGACGGGCAGAATGTTCGTGTGCGGATTGATGGCGTGGATGACCTGCCCGGTATCGAGGCGCAGACGATAGAGATTGAACGCGCCGCGAAAGAAACGGTCGATGATGAGGGCGTTGCCGGAACCATCCACGTGAAAGTCGATATCATCGGCGCGGATGGCGATCTCAACGGCGGTGGAGAGAGGCATGTCAACGATCTGCCTGACAAGCCCAATGGCGGTTTGAATACCGTCGTGGGTCACTTTCCCTTTGAGGAAATCGCTGTCGCCCATGAACTCCGCGACGAAGCGTGTGTTCGATTCATGGAAAATTTCTTCCGGCGTGCCGATCTGTTCCAATTCCCCTTTTTTCAGCACGGCGAGTCTGTCACCCATGTAAAGCGCTTCTTCCTGGTCGTGCGTTACGAAGACGACTGTCGCCTGCATCGATTTGAGAATGCCGCGCACATGTTCGCGCACACCGGCGCGCAAGTCGGCGTCGAGACTGCTGAAGGGTTCGTCCATGAGAACCAGCACTGGCCGCGGTGCAAGCGCGCGCGCCAACGCCACACGCTGCCGTTCACCGCCGGAGAGTTCATGCGGATATCGTTTGGAGTGGGAAAGCAGACCTACCATGTGCAGCATCTCGCCCACCCGCGTTCGGACTTCCGCTGTTGGCTTGCTGCGCAAGCCAAACGCCACGTTATCGAAAACGGTTAGATGCGGGAAGAGCGCGTGATCCTGGAAGATCATTCCAACGCCGCGTAGTTCGGGAGGAACGAAAACCGCTTCAGACGCGACCAGAATCCGATTCAGCCTGATCGAGCCTGCATCCGGCCGCTCAAGCCCGGCGATGAGCCGAAGCGTGGTTGTCTTCCCACAGCCGCTCGGTCCGACAAGCGCGAGGATCTCGTTGTCGCTTAACTCAAAGGAAATATCGTTCACAGCCGCATTCGGTGAGCCATTGAATCGTTTGGCGAGATTCCGCACTTCGAGCGTGGTCATTTGAAAATCTGCTCCCTGCGAAGAAGGAAGGATAACGGCAATGCAGAAACAAGCACGAGCAATAAAGCGGCGGGCGCAGCTTGGAAGTAAAAGCCTTCGCCCGCCCACACCCACACGCGGACGGCGAGCGTATCGAAGCCTGCCGGGCGCAGCAGAAGTGTAGCCGGTAATTCTTTGAGCGAGGTTAAGAAGACCAACGATCCGCCCGCCAGCAAGCCCGGCAGAATCAACGGAAGAGTCACTTGAAAAAGAGTCTGGAATGACGTGCGCCCCATCACGCGTGAGGCTTCTTCGAGCGAGGGCGAAAGCTGATTCAAGGCTGACTCACTGGCGCGCACCGCTTGCGGCATGTGACGCAGCACATAGGCTATGACGACGACAAATGGCGTGGCATACAGGAACGGAAGAAACCGATTGACCAGCAATACCAAACTCAATGCAATGACCACGCCGGGAATGGCATAGCCGACCTGACTGAGCCTCGAGATGAATTTTGAGAATCGATTTGGGTAACGAACGGACAACAATCCCACAGGCAAAGAAAGCACAACCGCAATGAAGGCCGCCATTGAGGAACTCCACAAACTGTTCCAAATGTAATTGCCAAATCCTTGTGAGCCGGTACTGAACAACGTCCGCATGGTTTCAGGGTCAAGGAAGGCTTGAATGCTCCAGACGAGCAAGACCCCAACAGGTAGAAGCAAACTGGCAGAGACCACACCCAGCACCAGCAAAAATGCCGGAACACGCCACTTACCCAACGTCATCAGCGGAGCCGGGCGCCAGTTGCTTTCCATTTGAGTAAAGCGCGCACGACCTTGCAGGCGCAGCTCA
This portion of the Anaerolineales bacterium genome encodes:
- a CDS encoding ABC transporter ATP-binding protein, with product MTTLEVRNLAKRFNGSPNAAVNDISFELSDNEILALVGPSGCGKTTTLRLIAGLERPDAGSIRLNRILVASEAVFVPPELRGVGMIFQDHALFPHLTVFDNVAFGLRSKPTAEVRTRVGEMLHMVGLLSHSKRYPHELSGGERQRVALARALAPRPVLVLMDEPFSSLDADLRAGVREHVRGILKSMQATVVFVTHDQEEALYMGDRLAVLKKGELEQIGTPEEIFHESNTRFVAEFMGDSDFLKGKVTHDGIQTAIGLVRQIVDMPLSTAVEIAIRADDIDFHVDGSGNALIIDRFFRGAFNLYRLRLDTGQVIHAINPHTNILPVGSRVQAFVSAEHSLTVFTQ
- a CDS encoding helix-turn-helix domain-containing protein yields the protein MTQNEWLSLAGAADLLGVHPSTVRQWSDKGILPVHKTQGGHRRYKRGEILLWAESTQRSREEAIEPEGMMQEIVRNVRMQISEGRLQEETWYQKLDEDARTQYRASARSLFQGLMTYVATNGKEASHEAHAIGYEYASRARRYNLSYVDAAKAFLFFRDTLVESVIKVFTEANVPARRATEMYTRMHAFTDDILISLLETYRKLENANH
- a CDS encoding BCD family MFS transporter translates to MLIKRLQLALIHTAVAMTLVPINSTLNRVMIFDLGISKTLFTVLAIFPYLLAPIQVAIGSFSDRHPIAGYRRTPYILAGLVLCVIGVAVSPQIAILITENFTLGIVAGILAFGAWGMGYNLSAVCYLSLASELSGEKERGKTIATMFTVMVIGLIATGLSLSRMVPTFDLIALEQAFLAVAASALTLGLIGLFKLEPPFGFSSQPARADNYTVKQMATAITENRVAKIFFVYLLLLLAAILGQDVLLEPFAAQAFGMTLEQTSRIVSITNGFTLIAFLVAGFLDGRVKKKYTAQSGNLAALTGFIIIVISGMTASASAFYIGITLLGFGTGISTIANLSLMFDLTVPEKVGLYIGAWGFSNGLSRLVGLLMAGVVADLATQISGNSLNGYLIVFSIEALMLLFAAVLLYRIDVDVFQRKAHEPAFTEKVALAAE
- a CDS encoding iron ABC transporter permease is translated as MELTRTNITYQKIRSKISPRLAFAAGLVALFVAVPLIYIFVRAISAEPEAWTRLFQERIWKLFANTLGLVLAVTAGAMLTGVTMAFLTERTDLPGAKIFRWMLAMPLAIPAYIGGIVHLALLRPRGGVIPKLLEDMFSQPVFTPSPLGFGGAAFILTLFMFPYVYLLSGAAFRTLHASLEEASRVFGRTPLQTLFQVTLPALRPGLTAGALLVALDILAEYGTVALLRYETFSSAIFVQLSGRYDRSAASVLSGILVVLAIGILWSELRLQGRARFTQMESNWRPAPLMTLGKWRVPAFLLVLGVVSASLLLPVGVLLVWSIQAFLDPETMRTLFSTGSQGFGNYIWNSLWSSSMAAFIAVVLSLPVGLLSVRYPNRFSKFISRLSQVGYAIPGVVIALSLVLLVNRFLPFLYATPFVVVIAYVLRHMPQAVRASESALNQLSPSLEEASRVMGRTSFQTLFQVTLPLILPGLLAGGSLVFLTSLKELPATLLLRPAGFDTLAVRVWVWAGEGFYFQAAPAALLLVLVSALPLSFLLRREQIFK